The window CAGTATTGACGATGCAAACGCCCTCGCAGCCATACTGGCCGCCCTCGGCTACACCGACAAAATCGTCTTCGAGAAGCGGCGTGAAAGCTGGCGCCTGGACCCCTGCACCATCGAATTGGATGAGATTCCCCAATTCGGCTTGTTCGTAGAGGTCGAAGGCCCGTCCGAACCCGCTGTCGAATCGACATTGGCGCGACTCGGCCTCTCCGATCAGCAGTCCATCACCGAAAGCTATGTCGCCCTGCTCATGGCAGGCCGCGAACCCCTCACCCCTCGGACCGTCGAGTTTCGCTTCAAATAGCGATTTTTTTTCGGACGCAAACCGAGGAGGCCCCGCGTTAAACCGCCACGCTGGCACCGGTGCGTTTGACGATCGGCAGGACCGCTTCTACATTGGACTATTCGCCAGTTGGTTAGCAGGAGGTTTAGGTCTGATGAATCTAGTCACCGGCGCGACGGGACTCTTGGGCAGCCACATCGTCGAACAGCTTCGCAAGCGCGGTCGCCCTGTGCGATGCCTTGTCCGATTCGGCGCGGACCTGACCTGGCTGAAAACCCAGGGTGTCGAACTCGTCGAAGGAGACCTGACCAACAAGGCCTCCATCGAAAGAGCCTGCGACGGAGCCCAGTGCATCTACCATGCCGCCGCACGTGTCGGCGACTGGGGGCCATGGGAAGACTTCCAACGAATCACCATCGACGGCACCAATAACCTCTTCGACGCGGCCGAAAAGGCCGGCGTCCCCCGATTCATTCACGTCAGCTCAATCAGCGTCTACGGCCACCGCAACGAGAAGGGACTCGTCATCGACGAGAAGGAGCCGCTCGGCGTAAACGTCCACAAGTGGTCCTACTACACCCGCGCGAAGGTCGCGGCGGAGCAGGAGCTATGGCGCCGGCACAACGCTGGCAGCAAAGTGAAATACTCCGTCATCCGCCCGAGTTGGCTTTACGGCCCGCGAGATCGCGCCACCATCGCCCGCTTGTCGCGCATGATCCGCCGAGGCAAGGCCAAGCTGCTCGGCACCGGGGACAACCGGCTCAACGTGGTCTATGCCGGCAACGTCGCCGAAGGATGTATTCTCGCGGCGGACAATCCCAACGCCGTCGGCGAGGCCTACAACTGCAGCAACGATGGCGAACTGACCCAGCGACAGTACTTCGACATGCTGGCGGACGCCCTGGCAGCGCCGCGCGTGACGAAGGCCGTCCCCTATCGAATTGCGTACAACGCAGCCTTCGTCCTCGAATGTCTCGGCCACGCCCTCAAGTGGAAGAAGCCGCCGATGATCACTCGATACGCCGTCTGGCTCATGGGACGCGACACCTACTTCTCAGCCGACAAAGCCCGGCGCGAACTGGGATGGAAGCCCTCCGTCACCTACGAAGAGGGAATTCCCGCGACCATTCGCTGGTTCGAGGGCGCCGAAAAAAAAGCGCCTGAGCGTCGCGCTGCGGTGGCCTGACGACCGAGCCCCAAGTCAGTCGTTCGCACGCGACTTCACTGGATAGGCGGCTCTGCCGCGACAAACAAACTGCGACCATCATCGGCCATCTCGCATTCAGGGACAGCCCAATCGCTACATCTGCCTGCAATCCCATGCTCGGGGTCATCGGCGTCATTCGACGCGAAGACCGCCTGCTCCTCATTCAACGATCGGAATTCGTGAGAGTGCCGCTGGCTTGGTGCTTTCCTGGCGGGGAAATCGAGCCTGGTGAATCCCAGGCCGACGCACTCATCCGCGAAATGCGCGAAGAACTCGACGCTGAAATCCTCCCCGGCCGCTTGCTCATGACCCAGACCAAGCACGAAGGCCGGCTGATTCTCTACTGCTGGTCGGCGCAGTTGCTCTCGGACAGCATTCGGCCCAACCCACGGGAAGTCGCGCAATTCGATTGGCTCACGCCGGTTCAAATACGGGACAAAGACGGAATCCTTCCTGGAACCGCCGAAATTCTGGCGCATCTAGACGCCTGAGCCTACGGCGCGGAACCAACGCCCTGCTCCCGCTGATTCACCAGATCTTCCGTCGCAAGCCCTGCCGCCATCGGAGCGGACACGGCCTCCGCCGCAAGTTCCGTCGTTTCCAGCTTCGTCAGGTCATGACCGGACTGCTGCGATTTCGCCAGCGAGCGGAACGTCAACAGTCCCATCAAGCCGAGCGCGGACGAAATAAGAAACACCAGCGGCCCGTATCGCGAATACAGAAATGTCCCGATGAATGGTGCGCTCAATCCACGAATGCCCGTCAGAAACACGTGAGCGCCCATGTAGATCTCGGCCTTCTCCGGCTCAGCAAAGTGAAGGTGCCCCAGATTCCAGCCGATCGCCCCGCCTCCGCGGCCGACCCCCTCGAAAAACCGCGACAACGCCACCAGCGTCAGCGCCGTCGCGAACAGCATGACCGTGTCCATCGCGCCCGGCGCAAGCATGACCACCGAAGCCAGGCCTCCAAAAACCGACGCCAGCATCCACGTCAGCGCATTGAGCACACGAAACCGCACCACGCCGTGACGGTCGAACAATCCCGCCCACGACATCATCGATATCATCATCATGAACTGCGGAAGCGTCTCAAGCAGGATCGAACTGAACTTGTAGTTCAGCGGCAGCTCGCGCGTCACAATGATCGCCATGACCGGAAAAATCATGATGTTTCCCATGCCCAGAAACATCATGCCGATACAGTAACGCCGAAATGCCCGATCGTCCCTCAGAACCTCGTACACCTCCCGGGCCGGCCGCAAAACACCGCGATGACCAACGCGGCCCTCCGCCGAAGCGCGCACCCGCGCCAACGATGCCCGCTCGCCTCGAACCTTCAACGACCGCAGCTGGAACAGGCCGAACAGACCGATCAGCGCGACGGCCGGATACACATAGTGATAGAGTCTTGGATTGAAATCGAACAGCGACGCGACCAGCGTCACCACGCCGATACCCAGTGAATATCGAACGATTTGCAAACGAGCGGCGATCCGCCCGCGCATGCTGACGGGATAATTATGCTTCCAGAATCCCGAGCGAACCGTCACGCACCCCGCCAGAAGTGTTCGCGCCAATGCAACTTGCCCGGCGAAGATCCATCCGCCCCATTCGGAATAGGGCGTCAGGCCGATCGATGCAATCAGCAGCACCGTGCCCAGCCCGAAAGTAAGGAACAACGGCAGCTTCGGTCGAGATGCCGCAATGCTCCCCCAGAACAAGCCCGCGAGATTCGCAACTGTCGGAATCGCCATCACGATCGTGATGAGCCACGGACCGGCATGAAACGTCTTTGCGACGACGATCGACGAACCCGCTCCCTCGTACATGCCGATGAAGACGCCCCACCAGAGGAGGTGCTTCATCTCGATGACATAATTGCGGCGCGCCATCAACGGCACGCTGCGGGCAAGGAAGAGGTCCAAGGAAGGCTTCTCTCAAGTCCAATTCGTCAGCATTCGACAGAGCGAATTATAGCCACGGCCATCGCAGCATGACACTCGATGCCGTGAACAATACAAGTTCGATTTTCCCGTTTGAACACGGGATGAACCCGGCTTCCGCCGATAAAATTTTGCAGATGGGGGCAGGAATTTCCGCGCACTCAGGTCGTTTCGCCGACCGGGCACAAACGAGATATCCCCCCCCCTTTGCCGAATCCCCCTCACATCGGCCGCAAACCGGAATCAGCCA is drawn from Phycisphaerae bacterium and contains these coding sequences:
- the cyaB gene encoding class IV adenylate cyclase, encoding MPTELESKIKVDSHQPVRDRLRDAGASYIGKVLETNRILDRPDAHLLRTGCGLRIRQISILDGVGPRDSITFKGVKIPGKFKQREEHETSIDDANALAAILAALGYTDKIVFEKRRESWRLDPCTIELDEIPQFGLFVEVEGPSEPAVESTLARLGLSDQQSITESYVALLMAGREPLTPRTVEFRFK
- a CDS encoding NAD-dependent epimerase/dehydratase family protein codes for the protein MNLVTGATGLLGSHIVEQLRKRGRPVRCLVRFGADLTWLKTQGVELVEGDLTNKASIERACDGAQCIYHAAARVGDWGPWEDFQRITIDGTNNLFDAAEKAGVPRFIHVSSISVYGHRNEKGLVIDEKEPLGVNVHKWSYYTRAKVAAEQELWRRHNAGSKVKYSVIRPSWLYGPRDRATIARLSRMIRRGKAKLLGTGDNRLNVVYAGNVAEGCILAADNPNAVGEAYNCSNDGELTQRQYFDMLADALAAPRVTKAVPYRIAYNAAFVLECLGHALKWKKPPMITRYAVWLMGRDTYFSADKARRELGWKPSVTYEEGIPATIRWFEGAEKKAPERRAAVA
- a CDS encoding NUDIX domain-containing protein, with the protein product MLGVIGVIRREDRLLLIQRSEFVRVPLAWCFPGGEIEPGESQADALIREMREELDAEILPGRLLMTQTKHEGRLILYCWSAQLLSDSIRPNPREVAQFDWLTPVQIRDKDGILPGTAEILAHLDA